One Variibacter gotjawalensis genomic window, TCGGCGAGGGCCAGGGCAGCTACGACGATGGCGAGGACGAGCCGGGCGAGAATGAGCCGTATGCGACGCGCGAGCCTTACTCGCAGCCGCAGGAATTCCGCGGCGAGTTCCAGCCGCGCGAACAGCGCGACCACGGCGGCGACAATCGTGATAACCGCGACAACAACCGCGGCCATCGGGATAACCGAGACAATCGCGGCGACCACCGCCGCCACCGCGATAACCGCGACAACAACCGCGACCGCTTCCAGTCGCGCGACCGCGGTCCGCAGCCTTTCCGCGGCAATGAAGAACAGCCGCGCATCCAGCCGCAGGACGACGCAGCGCTCGAACAGCTCCCGGCATTCGTGACCGGCGGCATCCCGGCGAGCGCGCCGCAGCCGGACGTTCCGGTCGACGCCAACGGTGCCAACGGGCACGAAGGCGGCGCGGATCGTTTCCCGCTGCATCGCCGCCGCCGCCGTCGCAACGGCCCGCGCGAGAACGCCGGTGGTGACGTCGAGAGCGCGCCGACGGAGTAAGCAATAGGTCGTCATGGCCCGGCTTGTCCGGGCCATCCACGGCTTACTTTTTCAAACAATAAAGCAAGACGTGGATGGCCCGCATGAAGCGGGCCATGACGTTTGTGGGTGTCGTTATCTCAGCGCAGCTGTTCGGCGAAGTAGTGCAGCGTGCGGCGATAGACTTCCGAGCGATTCCATTCGCGCATCACTTCGAAATTCCGCGTGCCGAGGCCGAACGGCTGACCGGGCTGCCAGCCGTTGGTCTTCAACAGATTCGCCGTCGAGGCGAGCACGTCCGGCGCCGAGCGGCGCAGGTCGACATGGCCGTTGCCGTCGAAGTCGACGCCGTACTTGATGTAGGACGACGGTAGGAACTGCGTCTGTCCGATCTCTCCCGCATACGCGCCCTTCAGCTCCGACAGCGGCAGGTCGCCGCGCTGCACGATCTTCAGCGCCGCGATAAGCTCGCCCTGGAACAGATCCGTGCGGCGGCAATCGTGTGCCAGCGTTGCCAGCGTGCGGATGACCGGCAGCTTGCCCATGTCGCCGCCGTTGTCGGTCTCCATCGTCCAGATCGCCATCACGAGTTCTTTCGGCACGCCGAAGCGCTGCTCGACGCGCGCGAGCAGCGCGCCGTTGCGCTGCATCAGCGTGCGGGCGCGTTTGACGCGCGCCGGGCCGACGCGCGTCGCCGCATATTGTTCGAACGTCTTGCGGAAGGTGCCGCGCTGGCGGCGATCGAACGCCATCACGGCCGGATCGTGCGTCACACCCGCGAAGGCGCTCGACAGCGTCGATTGCGAGACGCCTTGAGCGGCGGCCTCGCGCGAGATCTCGGCGACGAAGGTGGAGAAGTCGCCGCCGCAGCGCGCCGCGTTGGCGGGCGTGAGGGCGGCGAGGGCGAAGATGCTCGTGAGAGCCAATATTGTTTTGCGCATGGCCGGGAAAGTCGCGGAAGTTCGGGTTGCGGTCAATGGTACACGCGGTCGCCTGCGATCACATCCCCTTCGCGGGCGTCTTCGCCAGCAACTCCGCCAGCGCGTCGGCGTACCATTTTGCATTGCCGGTGGTGAGATGCCCGGTCGTCTCCGCGCTCGGTGGGATGACCAGCAGCTTCGCGTTCTTGATGCGCTTGACGGCCGCCTCGGTCAGGCCGGTCTCCGGTGGATTGCGCTCATCGTCCGCCGCGTTGACCACCAGGATCGCCGCCGTGATTTTCTCCATCCCGGCCGACGCGTCGTAATCCTGTGACGAGCCCCACGCGTAGAGGAAATCGTTGGCGTCGACCGGCAGCGCCGCTTTGAGCCGCGCGTCGACGAGATCGTCCGCCGCCTTCGCGGTCGGGGCTTGGCTCTGATACGCGAGCGTGCCGCCCGCGCTCGCCAGGCCATACGCCGCGATCGCGTATTTCATCATGCGCGGCTGCGCCGTGTAGTTGCCGTCTTGATACTCCGGATCGTTGCGGATGGTCTCAATCATCATCCGCCGCAGGATCCAGTTGCGCGCCGCCATCGCTGTCGGCTGCGAGGCCATCGGCACGATCGCGTCTGCGCTATTCGGATGCTGCGTCGCCCATAGCCACGCATGCATGCCGCCCATCGAATTGCCGATGATGAGCCGCAGCCGCTTCAGGCCGAGTCCTTCGGTGACGAGGCGATGCTGCGCCGACACCATGTCGGCGTAGTTGTAGCGCGGGAATCTCGTCTTCATTCCGTCCGACGGCTTTGACGATTTCCCGTGCCCTACCGAGTCCGGAATGATGATGAAATACTTCTGCGCATCGAGCGGCTGACCGGGTCCGAACATCTGCCCGGCGAAGGCCGGCGTCAGCATGTTCTGCGCCGAGCCGCCGGAGCCGTGCAGCACGAGCACGGGCTGCCCGCTCGGCTCGCCGATCGTGACATACGCCATCGTGAGTTCGGGCAGCGTCTCGCCGGTGTGGAATTTGAAGTCGCGCAGCACGTGCGCGGCGGATTTCGGCGCCGGATAATTCTGCGCCTCGGCATCGGGGATGATGGTCATGAGTGCGAGCGTTGCGGCGCCAAGCGCTGCGGCGAGACGATGCATGTCGGGCTCCCTTTCGGACCGCGCTTATCGGGGCGCGTTGGGAGGGAGTGTAGCAGATCTTCTGCTCTGCTGCAGCGGCTTTGAACTAGTCCCTCAACCCCGGGGCTTCCTGCCCGGTGCGCGCCACATATTCCGTATAGCCGCCGCCGTATTGGTGGACGCCGTCCGGCGTCAGCTCCAGCACGCGGTTCGACAGCGCGGCGAGGAAGTGGCGATCGTGCGAGACAAAGAGCATCGTGCCTTCGTAATCGGCGAGCGCCTCGATCAGCATCTCCTTCGTCGCAATGTCGAGATGGTTGGTCGGCTCGTCGAGCACCAGGAAATTCGGCGGGTCGAACAGCATCATCGCCATCACGAGGCGCGCCTTCTCGCCGCCCGACAGCACGCGGCAACGCTTCTCGACATCGTCGCCCGAAAAACCGAAGCAGCCCGCGAGCGCGCGCAGCGAGCCCTGACCCGCCAGCGGAAATTTGTCTTCCAGCACCTCGAACACGGTGCGCTCGCCGTCGAGCAGCTCCATCGCGTGCTGCGCGAAGTAGCCCATCTTCACGCTGCCGCCGACCGCGACCGTGCCGCCGTCCGGATCGGCCGCGCCCGCGATGAGCTTGAGCAGCGTCGATTTGCCGGCG contains:
- a CDS encoding DUF4167 domain-containing protein, yielding MRNGHQNNNKRMRGRNRKGQNPLTRVYESNGPDVKVRGTAHHVAEKYLQLARDASSSGDPVGAESYYQHAEHYFRVIAAVNEQFRQQQPNFGEGQGSYDDGEDEPGENEPYATREPYSQPQEFRGEFQPREQRDHGGDNRDNRDNNRGHRDNRDNRGDHRRHRDNRDNNRDRFQSRDRGPQPFRGNEEQPRIQPQDDAALEQLPAFVTGGIPASAPQPDVPVDANGANGHEGGADRFPLHRRRRRRNGPRENAGGDVESAPTE
- a CDS encoding lytic murein transglycosylase, which produces MRKTILALTSIFALAALTPANAARCGGDFSTFVAEISREAAAQGVSQSTLSSAFAGVTHDPAVMAFDRRQRGTFRKTFEQYAATRVGPARVKRARTLMQRNGALLARVEQRFGVPKELVMAIWTMETDNGGDMGKLPVIRTLATLAHDCRRTDLFQGELIAALKIVQRGDLPLSELKGAYAGEIGQTQFLPSSYIKYGVDFDGNGHVDLRRSAPDVLASTANLLKTNGWQPGQPFGLGTRNFEVMREWNRSEVYRRTLHYFAEQLR
- a CDS encoding alpha/beta fold hydrolase produces the protein MHRLAAALGAATLALMTIIPDAEAQNYPAPKSAAHVLRDFKFHTGETLPELTMAYVTIGEPSGQPVLVLHGSGGSAQNMLTPAFAGQMFGPGQPLDAQKYFIIIPDSVGHGKSSKPSDGMKTRFPRYNYADMVSAQHRLVTEGLGLKRLRLIIGNSMGGMHAWLWATQHPNSADAIVPMASQPTAMAARNWILRRMMIETIRNDPEYQDGNYTAQPRMMKYAIAAYGLASAGGTLAYQSQAPTAKAADDLVDARLKAALPVDANDFLYAWGSSQDYDASAGMEKITAAILVVNAADDERNPPETGLTEAAVKRIKNAKLLVIPPSAETTGHLTTGNAKWYADALAELLAKTPAKGM